Proteins from one Catenuloplanes atrovinosus genomic window:
- a CDS encoding TetR/AcrR family transcriptional regulator, which produces MRADKARNREAVLAAAEQLFARATDPDEVSMDAVAAAAGVGKGTIFRGFGDRRGLIQALYDEQVARELAADPAESAAELLTRVWTFKHRHRGLTLALEREGHGSPYANAAYARLHAELTAHVTRARGPADAPFLAHALLAAVRSDLVEHLRTHPDVDPIAGLHALTHHILGTAPDHPRSEAGRTSRPVSH; this is translated from the coding sequence GAGCGGACAAGGCACGCAACCGGGAGGCCGTGCTGGCCGCCGCGGAACAGCTCTTCGCGCGGGCCACCGACCCGGACGAGGTCTCCATGGACGCCGTCGCGGCGGCCGCCGGCGTCGGCAAGGGCACCATCTTCCGCGGCTTCGGCGATCGCCGCGGACTGATCCAGGCCCTCTACGACGAGCAGGTCGCCCGCGAACTGGCCGCCGACCCGGCGGAGTCGGCCGCCGAGCTGCTGACCCGGGTGTGGACGTTCAAGCACCGCCACCGCGGCCTTACGCTCGCCCTGGAACGGGAGGGACACGGCAGCCCGTACGCCAACGCCGCCTACGCCCGCCTGCACGCCGAGCTGACCGCCCACGTCACCCGGGCACGCGGCCCGGCGGACGCGCCCTTCCTCGCGCACGCACTGCTCGCCGCCGTCCGCAGCGACCTGGTGGAACACCTCCGCACCCACCCGGACGTCGACCCGATCGCCGGTCTGCACGCCCTGACCCACCACATCCTCGGCACCGCCCCGGACCACCCGAGATCCGAGGCCGGCCGAACGTCCCGGCCCGTGTCGCACTGA